The nucleotide window ACGCGGTGTGGATACGCTGGCGAACGCCGTCAAGACGACGCTGGGTCCCAAGGGGCGCAACGTCGCGCTGGACAAGAAGTGGGGCGGTCCCACGGTCACGCATGACGGTGTGACGGTGGCGAAGGAAATCGAACTGGAAGACCCCTTCGCCAACATGGGCGCGCAGATGCTCAAGGAAGCCGCCACCAAGACCAACGACGTGGCCGGCGACG belongs to Ardenticatena maritima and includes:
- a CDS encoding TCP-1/cpn60 chaperonin family protein; amino-acid sequence: MAKQIKFSEEARRELKRGVDTLANAVKTTLGPKGRNVALDKKWGGPTVTHDGVTVAKEIELEDPFANMGAQMLKEAATKTNDVAGD